A single region of the Paraburkholderia sp. SOS3 genome encodes:
- a CDS encoding 4-oxalocrotonate tautomerase codes for MPTFRIELFEGRTVAQKREFVEAITKATCESLKVEPSSVDIILVDVPRENWATGGRLWSDPQT; via the coding sequence ATGCCTACCTTTCGCATCGAACTCTTCGAGGGACGCACCGTCGCGCAGAAGCGCGAATTCGTCGAAGCGATCACGAAAGCGACTTGCGAGTCGCTGAAGGTCGAGCCTTCATCGGTCGACATCATTCTCGTGGACGTGCCGCGTGAAAACTGGGCCACGGGCGGTCGCCTGTGGTCCGATCCGCAGACCTGA
- a CDS encoding class II aldolase/adducin family protein — protein MSFAHTPASRVAASGPISEAEQRTRIDLAAAYRLAALNGWDDLVYTHISASVPDEPGHFLINPFGFGFDEVCASNLVKIDIDGNIVGASEHPVNATGFALHAAVHAARADAFCVMHLHNTAGIAVSIQPAGLLPASQHALRFHGYLAYHDYEGVTFSPADGQRLVADLGDKPAMLLRNHGTLTAGRTVAEAYVLMATLIKACEIQLQAQAGGTHLVLPSAAVAGRAAEQLHDGGAIEGGIEWPALLRKLDRIDRSYRD, from the coding sequence ATGTCGTTCGCCCACACCCCCGCGAGCCGCGTCGCCGCGTCCGGCCCGATTTCCGAGGCCGAGCAGCGCACGCGCATCGACCTCGCCGCCGCCTACCGGCTCGCCGCGTTGAACGGTTGGGACGATCTCGTCTACACGCACATCTCCGCGAGCGTTCCCGACGAACCGGGCCATTTTCTGATCAACCCGTTCGGCTTCGGCTTCGATGAAGTGTGCGCCTCGAACCTCGTGAAAATCGACATCGACGGCAATATCGTCGGCGCGAGCGAGCATCCGGTCAACGCGACAGGTTTCGCGCTGCATGCGGCCGTGCACGCGGCGCGCGCGGACGCGTTCTGCGTCATGCATCTGCACAACACGGCGGGCATTGCGGTGTCGATCCAGCCTGCCGGTTTGCTGCCCGCTTCGCAGCACGCATTGCGCTTTCACGGTTATCTCGCGTATCACGATTACGAAGGCGTGACGTTCTCGCCGGCCGATGGCCAACGGCTCGTCGCCGATCTCGGCGACAAGCCCGCCATGCTATTGCGCAACCACGGCACGTTGACGGCAGGCCGCACGGTGGCCGAAGCGTATGTGCTGATGGCGACGCTGATCAAGGCGTGCGAAATCCAGCTGCAGGCGCAGGCGGGCGGCACGCATCTCGTGCTGCCGTCCGCGGCGGTTGCCGGGCGCGCGGCCGAGCAACTCCACGATGGCGGCGCCATTGAAGGCGGCATCGAATGGCCGGCCTTGCTGCGCAAGCTCGATCGCATCGACCGCTCGTATCGCGACTGA
- a CDS encoding GNAT family N-acetyltransferase, whose translation MNAPGSAVSPPSSGPAIRDATDADLPAIQAIYAHHVLTGVSSFEETPPSVDDLHARRASVLALGLPYLVAETDGRVAGYCYATLYRPRIAYRHTLEDSIYVDDALRGRGVGRALLQALIERCERGPWRQMIAVIADGGTGGSLSLHRQAGFELVGTLRGVGFKHGRWLDTTLMQRALGDTGEMSAAG comes from the coding sequence ATGAATGCCCCTGGTTCCGCCGTTTCTCCCCCTTCGTCCGGCCCGGCGATCCGCGACGCAACCGATGCGGATCTGCCCGCCATCCAGGCCATCTACGCGCACCACGTGCTGACCGGCGTCTCATCGTTCGAAGAGACGCCGCCTTCGGTCGACGATCTGCACGCGCGGCGCGCCTCGGTGCTCGCACTCGGCTTGCCGTATCTCGTGGCGGAAACCGACGGCCGCGTCGCCGGCTACTGCTATGCGACGCTGTACCGGCCGCGCATCGCATACCGGCACACGCTCGAAGACTCAATCTATGTCGACGATGCATTGCGTGGCCGCGGCGTCGGGCGCGCCCTGCTCCAGGCGCTGATCGAACGATGCGAGCGCGGCCCGTGGCGTCAGATGATCGCGGTCATCGCGGACGGCGGCACAGGCGGCTCGCTGTCGCTGCATCGGCAGGCCGGGTTCGAGCTTGTCGGCACGCTGCGCGGCGTCGGCTTCAAGCATGGGCGCTGGCTCGATACGACGCTGATGCAGCGCGCGCTGGGCGATACGGGCGAGATGTCGGCCGCGGGCTAA
- a CDS encoding TetR family transcriptional regulator has translation MRRTREDALKTRDQILDAAEVTFFEHGFAHTTLARIAGHAGLTRGAIYGHFRNKGEVFSAMAERVKLPMEMLVTATFDPREADPLGRIRDLFMFCLAKAAIEPHSRRVFEVLFTKCEYTEEMAPVLERQRIAARDGRTRMELGLRNAIDKGQLPRELDTARAAGLMLMFLGGVLRDWLLDYGSVDLPRDAKLIADACIGMLRNSPALRRQETAAG, from the coding sequence ATGAGACGGACACGCGAAGACGCGCTGAAGACGCGCGATCAGATTCTCGACGCGGCCGAAGTGACGTTCTTCGAGCACGGCTTCGCGCATACGACGCTCGCCCGGATCGCCGGGCACGCGGGGCTCACGCGCGGCGCCATCTATGGACACTTCAGGAACAAGGGCGAAGTGTTCAGTGCGATGGCCGAGCGCGTGAAGCTGCCGATGGAAATGCTCGTCACCGCCACGTTCGACCCTCGCGAAGCAGATCCACTGGGCCGGATCCGCGATCTTTTCATGTTCTGTCTCGCCAAGGCCGCCATCGAGCCGCATAGCCGCCGCGTTTTCGAAGTGCTGTTCACGAAGTGCGAATACACGGAAGAAATGGCGCCGGTGCTCGAGCGGCAACGCATCGCCGCGCGCGACGGCCGCACGCGCATGGAACTGGGCCTGCGCAACGCGATCGACAAGGGCCAGTTGCCGCGCGAACTCGATACCGCGCGTGCCGCGGGCCTGATGCTGATGTTTCTCGGCGGCGTGCTGCGCGACTGGCTGCTCGACTACGGGTCGGTGGACTTGCCGCGCGACGCGAAGCTGATTGCCGATGCGTGTATCGGCATGCTGAGGAATTCGCCGGCGCTGCGGCGTCAGGAAACCGCGGCGGGTTAG
- a CDS encoding efflux RND transporter permease subunit: MPSFFIKRPVFAWVVAILISLFGYIAMRSMGIDSYPDIAPPQVTITSTYPGASAQTMETTVTQVIEQQLTGIDNLLYFSSKSSSNGQSVITLTFATGTNPDIAQVQVQNKITVAQPLLPSAVVQQGVVVAKASPDILMFLALRSDNPAIDAGRLSDILASDIQPQIGRVNGVGNTTLLGSEYAMRIWLNPDKLQSYGLSTTQVETAISAQNAQFAAGSLGADPALPGQVFTATVSGDSLFSTRKQFEDIIIVANSNGTVVRLKDVANITFGAQTYGIAPVWDGKPAGGLAVFLLPGANALAVAKAVKAEMTSLAKDLPNGVSWSVPYDTTPFITASIADVVHTLAEAIILVFLVMLLFLQNFRATIIPTLVIPVALLGTFIGLSALHYTLNQLTLFGMVLAIGIVVDDAIVVIENVERIMTEDKSDPRTATIKAMKQITGAIVAITVVLSAVFVPSALQPGATGIIYAQFALTIAVSMIFSAFLAMSFTPSLCAAILKQGSHVQKNWLFRKFDSGFEWLTHHYVRHVGHSARRVPIWMTLFVIVTVLAGFLYTKLPTGFVPDEDQGFILALINLPPGATIQRTNHVMTEVRQTLLKSPVGKDISSIFQPEGFSFVGTSENVGMAFIKLTDWDKRSKTAMQLIPEVNQILHAIPDAQIFATNLPTIRGLSQFGGIDMYLQAREGQSRAELDAATATLVTDATKSPVLFGIRPNSLPTAPQLDIAVDRVQAEAMGLSLSDVYATIQMQLAPFYIDQFTYGGRVKRVYIQADAPYRMGLDAFQHLYTPTKATSGTNGITSGTSSASTATTASTSSSSSTGAANSSGYLTQVNPSAANTGIAPYNMVPLSSVVKTQWTIGPLVLPRYNGYSAIEIVGNSAPGYSTGQAIDTLQNIVDTKLPNGFAADWTGQSYQELLAGSSATVLLGLSVLVVFLCLAALYESWTIPVAVLLVVPLGMLGMLAFCLWFKVPNDIYFKIGLVTVVGLAAKNAILIVEFAVEGQARGMTLYDAVIEAGRLRLRPILMTSMAFILGVVPLVLSTGAGAASRHEIGTGVIGGMLFATFFGLMLIPVFYVTVRRLLGDKLDEPSKKIHHHDDGDPQEANV, from the coding sequence ATGCCGAGTTTCTTTATCAAACGCCCGGTCTTCGCGTGGGTCGTCGCGATCCTGATTTCGCTGTTCGGATACATCGCGATGCGCTCGATGGGGATCGACTCGTATCCGGACATCGCGCCGCCGCAGGTGACGATCACGTCGACCTATCCGGGCGCGAGCGCGCAGACGATGGAAACCACCGTCACGCAGGTGATCGAGCAGCAGCTGACCGGCATCGACAATCTGCTGTACTTCAGTTCGAAGTCGAGTTCGAACGGCCAGTCCGTCATCACGCTGACGTTCGCGACCGGCACGAATCCCGACATCGCGCAGGTGCAGGTGCAGAACAAGATCACGGTCGCCCAGCCGCTGCTGCCGTCCGCGGTCGTGCAGCAAGGCGTCGTGGTCGCAAAGGCGAGCCCCGATATCCTGATGTTCCTCGCGCTGCGTTCGGATAATCCGGCGATCGACGCCGGGCGCCTCTCGGACATCCTCGCGTCGGACATCCAGCCGCAGATCGGCCGCGTGAACGGCGTCGGAAATACCACGCTGCTCGGCTCCGAATACGCGATGCGTATCTGGCTCAACCCGGACAAGCTGCAGTCGTATGGGCTGTCGACCACGCAGGTGGAAACCGCGATCAGCGCGCAGAACGCGCAGTTCGCGGCCGGTTCGCTCGGCGCGGATCCGGCGTTGCCCGGCCAGGTGTTCACCGCCACCGTCTCCGGCGATTCGCTGTTCTCGACGCGCAAGCAGTTCGAGGACATCATCATCGTGGCGAACAGCAACGGCACGGTGGTGCGTCTGAAGGACGTCGCGAACATCACGTTCGGCGCGCAAACCTACGGCATCGCGCCGGTCTGGGACGGCAAGCCGGCCGGCGGCCTCGCGGTGTTCCTGCTGCCGGGCGCAAACGCGCTGGCGGTCGCGAAGGCGGTGAAAGCGGAAATGACGTCGCTCGCGAAAGACCTGCCGAACGGGGTGTCGTGGAGCGTGCCGTACGACACCACGCCATTCATCACCGCGTCGATCGCGGACGTCGTGCACACGCTCGCCGAGGCGATCATCCTCGTGTTCCTCGTGATGCTGCTGTTCCTGCAGAACTTCCGGGCCACGATCATTCCAACGCTCGTGATACCGGTCGCGCTGCTCGGCACGTTCATCGGCCTGTCCGCGCTTCACTACACGCTCAACCAGCTGACGCTGTTCGGGATGGTGCTTGCCATCGGCATTGTGGTGGACGATGCGATCGTCGTGATCGAAAACGTCGAGCGCATCATGACGGAGGACAAGTCCGACCCTCGCACCGCCACCATCAAGGCGATGAAGCAGATCACGGGGGCCATCGTCGCGATTACGGTCGTGCTGTCGGCCGTGTTCGTGCCGTCCGCGCTGCAACCGGGCGCCACCGGCATCATCTACGCACAGTTCGCGTTGACGATCGCCGTGTCGATGATCTTCTCGGCCTTCCTCGCGATGTCGTTCACGCCGTCGCTGTGCGCGGCGATCCTGAAACAGGGCTCGCATGTGCAGAAGAACTGGCTGTTCCGCAAGTTCGACAGCGGCTTCGAGTGGCTGACGCACCATTACGTGCGCCATGTCGGCCATTCGGCGCGCCGCGTGCCGATCTGGATGACGCTGTTCGTGATCGTCACCGTGCTGGCCGGCTTCCTGTACACGAAGCTGCCGACCGGCTTCGTGCCGGACGAAGACCAGGGCTTCATTCTCGCGCTGATCAATCTACCGCCGGGCGCGACGATCCAGCGCACGAACCACGTGATGACCGAGGTTCGCCAGACGCTGCTGAAGAGTCCCGTCGGCAAGGACATTTCGAGCATCTTCCAGCCGGAAGGCTTCAGTTTCGTCGGCACGAGCGAAAACGTCGGTATGGCGTTCATCAAGCTGACCGACTGGGACAAGCGCTCGAAAACCGCCATGCAGCTGATTCCCGAGGTGAATCAGATCCTGCACGCGATTCCCGATGCACAGATCTTCGCGACCAACCTGCCGACCATTCGCGGCCTGAGCCAGTTCGGCGGTATCGATATGTATCTGCAGGCGCGTGAAGGCCAGTCGCGCGCGGAGCTCGACGCGGCGACGGCGACGCTGGTCACGGACGCCACGAAGAGCCCGGTGCTGTTCGGCATCCGGCCGAACTCGCTGCCGACCGCGCCGCAGCTGGACATCGCGGTCGACCGTGTGCAGGCCGAAGCGATGGGCCTGTCGTTGAGCGATGTCTATGCGACGATCCAGATGCAACTGGCGCCGTTCTATATCGATCAGTTCACGTACGGCGGCCGCGTGAAGCGCGTGTATATCCAGGCCGACGCGCCGTACCGGATGGGTCTCGATGCGTTCCAGCATCTGTATACGCCGACCAAGGCGACCAGCGGAACCAACGGCATCACAAGCGGGACGTCGAGTGCGAGCACCGCGACAACGGCCAGTACGTCATCGTCGAGCTCGACCGGCGCGGCCAACAGCAGCGGATATCTGACGCAGGTCAATCCGTCGGCTGCGAACACCGGCATCGCACCGTACAACATGGTGCCGCTGTCGAGTGTCGTGAAGACTCAATGGACCATCGGTCCGCTCGTGTTGCCGCGTTATAACGGTTACTCGGCGATCGAGATCGTCGGTAACTCGGCGCCGGGCTATTCGACCGGTCAGGCGATCGACACGCTGCAGAACATCGTCGATACGAAGCTGCCGAACGGCTTTGCGGCGGACTGGACCGGCCAGTCGTATCAGGAACTGCTCGCGGGCAGCTCCGCGACCGTGCTGCTCGGGCTGTCCGTGCTCGTGGTGTTCCTGTGTCTCGCGGCGCTGTACGAAAGCTGGACGATTCCGGTGGCCGTTCTGCTCGTCGTGCCGCTCGGCATGCTGGGCATGCTCGCGTTCTGTCTGTGGTTCAAGGTGCCGAACGACATCTACTTCAAGATCGGTCTCGTGACGGTGGTGGGTCTTGCCGCGAAGAACGCGATTCTGATCGTCGAGTTTGCGGTCGAAGGCCAGGCGCGGGGCATGACGCTCTACGATGCGGTCATCGAAGCGGGCCGCCTGCGTCTGCGGCCGATTCTGATGACCTCGATGGCGTTTATTCTCGGTGTCGTGCCGCTCGTGCTGTCGACGGGCGCCGGCGCCGCGTCGCGTCACGAGATCGGCACGGGCGTGATCGGCGGGATGCTGTTCGCGACGTTCTTCGGGCTGATGCTGATACCGGTGTTCTACGTCACCGTGCGGCGTCTGCTCGGCGACAAGCTCGATGAACCGTCGAAGAAGATCCACCATCACGACGACGGCGATCCGCAGGAAGCGAACGTGTAA
- a CDS encoding efflux RND transporter periplasmic adaptor subunit, with translation MKSFPLRGPLLCLLLVGLAACSKQKPAAPPPPHVSVVTVHKQDVPLTRDLVGRLSPYYSANVTARVSGVLLKRVYKEGSQVREGQLLFQIDPTFYKAQLDNNLAQLAQDQATYVNDHITAVRNRKLLPVGSVSQQTVDNSDAAERSAAAKVKADQALVESSRINLDYTRVTSPISGIASQQLVTAGAVVGSGNSDAGAAGTLLTTVQQIDPSYVNFTISAADLVTLRQAATKGSVALSNQNRTTVEVTLPDGSVYDKVGTLDFTDVTVNATTGAVNLRALVANPNHVLLPGMYVNLTMNLGQQNNVILVPQQALLRDTVGSYMYTVSPDNKIVRKDITAAYQYKDSWIVTGGLDDGDRVLVTQLQSVHEGQPVVPVAWQPPAAAASGAAAASAPAAAAPAPAASGAMTASAAAASAPDTANAASRAQ, from the coding sequence ATGAAGTCATTCCCGCTACGCGGGCCTTTGCTGTGCCTTTTACTCGTGGGCCTCGCCGCTTGCAGCAAACAGAAGCCGGCCGCACCGCCGCCGCCGCATGTGTCGGTGGTGACCGTGCACAAGCAGGACGTGCCGCTCACGAGGGATCTGGTCGGCAGGCTTTCGCCGTATTACAGCGCGAACGTGACCGCGCGCGTGTCCGGTGTGCTGCTCAAACGCGTCTACAAGGAAGGCAGCCAGGTGCGCGAAGGGCAACTGCTGTTCCAGATCGACCCGACCTTCTACAAGGCGCAGCTCGACAACAACCTCGCGCAGCTCGCGCAGGACCAGGCGACCTACGTCAACGACCACATCACCGCGGTGCGTAATCGCAAACTGCTGCCGGTCGGCTCGGTGTCGCAACAGACCGTCGACAACTCCGACGCCGCCGAACGCAGTGCGGCCGCGAAGGTGAAAGCGGATCAGGCGCTCGTCGAGAGCTCGCGCATCAATCTCGACTACACGCGCGTGACCTCGCCGATCAGCGGCATCGCAAGCCAGCAGCTCGTCACCGCGGGCGCGGTGGTCGGCAGCGGCAACAGCGACGCCGGCGCGGCGGGCACGCTGCTCACCACGGTCCAGCAGATCGACCCGTCGTACGTGAACTTCACGATCAGCGCCGCCGATCTCGTCACGCTGCGCCAGGCCGCGACGAAGGGCTCGGTCGCGCTGTCGAACCAGAACCGGACCACGGTCGAAGTCACGCTGCCCGACGGCAGCGTGTACGACAAGGTCGGCACGCTCGACTTCACCGACGTGACCGTCAATGCGACGACCGGCGCGGTCAATCTGCGCGCGCTCGTGGCCAACCCGAACCATGTGCTGTTGCCCGGCATGTACGTGAACCTGACGATGAACCTCGGCCAGCAGAACAACGTGATCCTCGTGCCGCAGCAGGCGCTGCTGCGCGACACGGTCGGTTCGTACATGTACACGGTGAGCCCGGACAACAAGATCGTGCGCAAGGACATCACCGCGGCCTACCAGTACAAGGACAGCTGGATCGTCACGGGCGGACTCGACGACGGCGACCGCGTGCTCGTCACGCAACTGCAGAGCGTCCACGAGGGCCAGCCGGTGGTGCCCGTTGCATGGCAGCCGCCCGCAGCCGCCGCATCAGGCGCCGCGGCCGCAAGCGCCCCAGCAGCGGCGGCCCCGGCCCCGGCCGCATCGGGCGCCATGACGGCGAGCGCCGCGGCGGCGTCCGCACCCGACACGGCGAACGCGGCTAGCCGCGCGCAATAG